GAATTGATTATCTATAGAATACTGTGTCCAGATGGAGTAATTGGGAATGTCATTGGTAAGAATGGAAAAGTCATCAATACAATAAGGCAAGAGTCTAGGGCAAAAGTCAAGGTGGTGGATCCATTTCCGGGTGCCAAGGACCGGGTTATAACAATTTACTGCTATGTTAAGCAGAAGGAAGAATTTGAGGTTGATGATGAGCTCAATAATATGCAGCCTTTATGTGCTGCCCAAGATGCTCTTCTCAAGGTTCATTCTGTCATTTCAAATGCCATGGAAGCCGTTGGAGATTCTGAAAAGAAACAGAAGGATAAGGAAGAATGCCAAATCCTTGTTCCATCAAGCCAGTCTGCAAATATCATTGGTAAGGCTGGGGCTACCATTAAAAAATTGAGGGTAAAGACAAGGACAAATATCAAGGTTATTGCAAAGGATAGGGCCAATCCGGCACACTCATGTGCTATGGACTTTGACAATTTTGTGTTGGTTGGtacatttaatatttttagtagCTTACCTTAACAGTTTTCTTTGCTGATCCGTTAAACATTCTTAGTACTTTAGCTTTGGGATCTTACAATTTCTATATGTTGAATAACATTTCAACGTGGATATTTTATTTAGCTATTAAAACAAATTCTTTTGCAGTGAACTTTTACCTTACTTTTTGGCCTTACTACATTCATTTACCCCATTGTGAGTAGATTACTGGTGAATCAGAAGCTGTTAAAAGAGCATTGTTTGCAGTTTCTTCTATTATGTACAAGTTCTCTCCAAAGGAGGACATCCCTCTTGACACGACAGTACCAGAAGTCCCTCCTAGCCTTATTATTCCTTCAGACATTCCAATTTATCCACCTGGCAGACTATACCCAACTTCAGATCCTATTATCCCACCTAGACCTGTTCCTCAAATCCTAGGTGCGACAAATGTACATGATCTGCAAGGTTACGCTGATTCAGGAAATGCATGGTCTCTGTACTCATCTGCACTTCCAGCCGTTTCTGATCCTGGTGGTTCACAATCTGAGGAATTAATTGTTAGAATGCTATGCCCCTCTGACAAGATTGGATGTGTCATCGGGAAGGGAGGgagtataattaaaaatataaggCAGGCTAGTGGTGCTCGTATCGAGGTTGATGATTCCAAGGCTCGTTACGATGAGTGTTTAATCACTATAACTGCAACAGAGGTATACTATATCTGCTTCTTCCACTTGTTTCAATGATTGAGCATTATTACTGAGATGTATTAAACATGGTAGAGTCTTTGATATATCTTATTTGCATGGAAACGCTTAGACTTTTATGTGTTATCAATGTTTTACTTGTTCATTGTTATAAGTTCAATTTTCAAATGTATATATGTTAGTAtgagaaaaaggaaaaatcaCATTAGACATGGGTATTGAGTTGAGGAGTTGCATGTTTGACATGAAAGCTGCTCCAAATCATTGAATTTCATGATCGATTTCGTGTTTGATTTACCAGTTGTTGGAGTTTGTTGATACCGATGTACTTTGCATGCAGTAGGTTTTCCCATTATATGTTCCTGAGCTGTTGTTCCGtataataaaatgagtaaatAGTCATGCAGTATGATTTGTATTTTGTAGTCATCAAGTGATCTGAAATCCATGGCAGTGGAAGCTGTTTTGCTTCTGCAAGGGACAATAAATGATGAAGATGACACCCCAGTTTCAATCCGGCTCCTAGTTCCATCCAAAGTTATAGGATGCATTATTGGGAAAAGTGGCTCAATCATAAACGAAATTCGGAAGCGGACTAGAGCAGATATTCGAATCTCGAAAAGCAATAAGCCTAAAATTGCTGATGTGAATGACGAACTT
This sequence is a window from Arachis stenosperma cultivar V10309 chromosome 10, arast.V10309.gnm1.PFL2, whole genome shotgun sequence. Protein-coding genes within it:
- the LOC130955128 gene encoding KH domain-containing protein At4g18375, which codes for MGETGKRYRNQRDHDGNGKNQKRRLNDKVERGNDELIIYRILCPDGVIGNVIGKNGKVINTIRQESRAKVKVVDPFPGAKDRVITIYCYVKQKEEFEVDDELNNMQPLCAAQDALLKVHSVISNAMEAVGDSEKKQKDKEECQILVPSSQSANIIGKAGATIKKLRVKTRTNIKVIAKDRANPAHSCAMDFDNFVLITGESEAVKRALFAVSSIMYKFSPKEDIPLDTTVPEVPPSLIIPSDIPIYPPGRLYPTSDPIIPPRPVPQILGATNVHDLQGYADSGNAWSLYSSALPAVSDPGGSQSEELIVRMLCPSDKIGCVIGKGGSIIKNIRQASGARIEVDDSKARYDECLITITATESSSDLKSMAVEAVLLLQGTINDEDDTPVSIRLLVPSKVIGCIIGKSGSIINEIRKRTRADIRISKSNKPKIADVNDELVEVVGGVDCVRDALIQIVLRLRDDVLKERDTGRNPPPIGSESFYSGGSVLPVRSVIPPAPDVPAPLAYDQRTESGTGLNMLSSSSLHGFGSYSMGENGYGSMSSYGYKLYGGLPPSSTMEMLVPANAVSKVLGRGGANIANIRKISGATVEISETKSSRGDRIALISGTPEQKHAAENLIQAFIMAT